A stretch of the Ananas comosus cultivar F153 linkage group 14, ASM154086v1, whole genome shotgun sequence genome encodes the following:
- the LOC109720426 gene encoding actin-depolymerizing factor 7-like, which yields MANAASGMAVDDDCKLKFLELKAKRTHRFIIFKIDEKLKQVVVEKLGEPSSSYEDFTANLPANECRYAIYDFDFVTEENVQKSRIFFIAWSPDISRVRSKMLYASSKDRFKRELDGIQVELQATDPSEMDLDVIRGRAN from the exons ATG GCCAACGCAGCGTCAGGAATGGCTGTTGATGATGATTGCAAGCTGAAATTCCTCGAATTGAAGGCGAAGAGGACTCACCGCTTCATAATTTTCAAGATTGATGAGAAGCTGAAGCAGGTTGTAGTGGAAAAGCTTGGCGAGCCATCTTCAAGCTATGAGGATTTCACTGCTAACCTCCCTGCCAACGAATGCAGATATGCAATTTATGACTTTGATTTTGTCACTGAAGAGAATGTCCAGAAAAGCAGGATCTTCTTCATTGCATG GTCTCCTGACATTTCGAGAGTGAGAAGCAAGATGCTTTATGCCAGCTCAAAGGACAGGTTCAAGAGAGAGCTAGATGGTATCCAGGTGGAGCTGCAAGCTACTGATCCTTCTGAGATGGACCTCGATGTCATCAGAGGCCGTGCCAATTGA